A stretch of DNA from Vulpes lagopus strain Blue_001 chromosome 12, ASM1834538v1, whole genome shotgun sequence:
aaggagggactGTCGGAGGGTGGAGGGCGGCGGCATGCCAGGCAGAGTGGCTTCTGGCCGTGGGCAGGATGGAGCTGGCAAGGGAGAGCTGGGAGCAGTGAGCTGCCCTCCAAAGGCCCCAGCAAGAGGGAAGAGTAGGAAGCAGGGCAGTCGTCGGGGCAGAATGGAGGAGGCAGTTTCAGAAGAATGGACCAGATCTGTGACCTGTGCAATGCTGGGGAAATGGGAGAAGCCTGTCTTACTTAGCATAGGACATGAGAACTTCTCCCCTAAAGCCACTGAGCTGGCCTTCAAAAAGGTGCCAATCCTAAGACCCGGAAGCCACTTCCCTCCCTTGCTGTTCTCTCTGAGTGCCCAGGTACACAAGTCTGAGCTTGCGATTACCCCTTTCATGGGGATGGGACCTCCACTTCCCAGACATTGGCTTTTCCCGAGACTGCCTCCCACCTCCAGGTGAGCTGTGCTGGCATCTCTGTAAGACCTAAGATCTACTCAGGCCTGGAcacccccagccacccccccaGAGGAAGTCCTGCTAACCAAGAAacccagggaggcagggatggAAGATTATcgcatttaaatatataaagtgcaACAACATAGCTTATCAGGACTAAGCAGACCTTCCGTGACCTGGCAAAGCTGGGTGGAAGGATGGGCatgggctgagggtggggggctTGTGGAGGGGGGCAAGGTGAAGCCACACCATCTTCAGAGTCCAGGGTGGAAAGAAATCCTCTTGCATTCACTTCAGCAGGCATGgtttcatagttttaaaataatccttaatCCATTGGGCTGTCTGTAAGACGCATGTCTCTCTACCTTTCTTCATCTTGAGTCTGTGGACAAAGAACAAAGTAGGAGCTGAGTCATGTGATTTGTCCCCCTGGGTACCACACACAAGTCCCATCTCCCCCGCCTCGCTGCTGGATAGCCCCATAACTGCTCACTCTGGGCCTGGAAAGTGACTTTGTTGCAGAAGACCTGCAGCTGGCACGCTGGAAGGAACACCCAAGCTTCAAGAAGAGCTTGGTGAATTGAGTTTCTCCCTTTTCTGGAGAGTGTGACTCATTGTATTAGGGTAGGGTAAAGCCTGCAGACACTCCGAGGATTAACTAGTATGGAAATTCCCCCCAGAATATCTCTGAGGGGGCTTGAcctatcttttcatgtgtctgtgtccaTCTGGAACCCTCCGTCATTGCTTTAGATTCattgtcagtgtgtgtgtgtgtgtgtgtgtgtgtgtgtgtgtgtgtatttattttctgaactCCTCACCTCTTTAACTTGGCTTCTGTCCAACCAAACTATAAACCAATTCTAACTTTAATGATCCAGGTGACCTCAGACAAATCTGTCTACTTCCCTGAACTTCAGTGTTCATGATAATGAAAATGTGTGCCCCAGGAGGGTTAGCCAAGATAATATACGCGAATGCTTTGTAGATACTGAGTCGTGATGGTAAGCCACCTCGGTCTAATTTTGTAATGCCCCCGTGATGCAGCCATCATCTTCACTCCACTCCACGGATAAGGATTGCAGAGGAGTACTCAGATAACCAGGTGCAAAAGAATTACATGCCCGAGGTCACCCAAGACTATAGGTTGGCACATCCGGAAGCAGAAACTAATTGTGAGCCCCCTTACTCTTCCCACTACACAGTAATTCCTAGATCTTTTAAGCAATTCCTTCTGGGCACAAAATATTAGGATATAATACTTGGCGCCAAGTATTATATAAGAAACACAGGTCACTGCAggagcatggggggtgggggggcaccctTCCGGCACCTGCTAAGCAGCGCTGCGCTCGCCCCAGAGtccatgctgggctctgcaccAGGATTTTGGCGGCCTCTGCGCGGGTTTAGAAACCTGAACCTGGGGGAGCATCGCCATCTAGCGTCTGCCGTTGTAACTCCAGGCGGGCTGGCTCCTGCGCTCTGGAGGGAGGGGGCTCAGGAATTGACCAGGGTAGGGACACTCACATTAGACCCCTACGGGAGCAGGTGGAGCTGGTGTGTTTGTAACACCGGATTCTCTGCGGGGCGATCCTCTTCTCTGAAAAGTTGAAGCAACAGTTGGAGGACGACACGTGCACTAgaagagaaacacagaaatggTTTGCATCTGTTTCTTAACCTGGACTTCTTCGTTCCTTTCATCCAActggctttaaaaagaaaaaagaaaaaaaaaaaccctctctggGACAGTCTCCGGGGCGTGGAGACCACATCCAGCCCAGTCACCTAGTTCTGTATGTGGGCGGAGGGTTGGAATTCTGGGGCTCAGCTCCCCACAAACCAGCCGTGTGGCCTTGATCAAGGTGAGCCCTCACCTGGGCCCCAGACCTCCCATCTGTCAAACAGGACCTTTTATTTCTAAAGGGGCTTCCAGTTCTGACATCCCACCACGAGTGCACGGTTTTGGTCCAATATTTGGGTTCAAGGGCTCTGGACCCCACACTCTGGGGGCCCAGTGAGTCTGGTGTGTGCAGGACAATGGTGGTCTGTGGCGTTGGGGCAGGATTAGGAACTAATCCTTGAAGTAATTGGAACTAATCAAGGAGTTCCAATTGATGGAATGACAGGGAAAGAGCCTCCAGAACTCAAAGGCTTCCCACCTTCTGTCTAGAATGCCCTCTACGCAGGCCCACAGCTCTGTCTGGGTTCCGATGCCCTCCCTGCCGGTTTGCACACTCTCTCCTACAACCCACCCCCAAGTGATTCGAATGCCAATCCTGGTTCCTTCctcctagttttgtttttttccttcctcctagTTTTACTGTTGACACAACATTTTTCACGTGCCTGGAATTAGGTCAGTCTTCTCTCGAAAGCCCTGAGGTCAGGCACTATCCACCCCATTTTATCGACAGAGAATGCACAGTTTGAGAGCTAAAGTGTCTTGTCCAAGTCACTGGCCCTACACTTGCCCCACAATGACTAGCCCAGTCCTGACTTCAGGCTCTACCTCTTATCTGTTACCAGGAGGATTCAGTACCCAGCCCCCTCCTCTGCACCTCAGGTCTCCCAGTTTGGCTTCAAGAGCTTCAGAGCTCCCTGGATGAGGCAGGGCCTCC
This window harbors:
- the CCL1 gene encoding C-C motif chemokine 1, with protein sequence MKLITVALACLLLAGMWLHDVDGRSMHVSSSNCCFNFSEKRIAPQRIRCYKHTSSTCSRRGLILKMKKGRETCVLQTAQWIKDYFKTMKPCLLK